From Aythya fuligula isolate bAytFul2 chromosome 20, bAytFul2.pri, whole genome shotgun sequence, a single genomic window includes:
- the MMP28 gene encoding matrix metalloproteinase-28: MAVVLRAVLLLGLLAAGRAAVGGSRRRQAEQFLQKYGYLGAARPSPHSPVEFTAALRDFQRVSHLPPSGVLDAPTLRQMGRPRCGTGDGESWGHPAALRHRRSAQHGSKWHKRHLTYRVVNWPPYLPQHEVRLAVRAAFELWSNVSSLVFWEARDGPADIRLTFFHGDHNDGLSNAFDGPGGALAHAFFPRRGEAHFDSAERWSLRSGKGRNLFVVVAHEVGHTLGLEHSPARSALMSPYYKKLSKDFVLSWDDILAIQNLYGKPSRGSAIQLPGRVFTHFQDWSGDLYGGDRQRQGASTYYCHSFFDAVTADVDHNLYIFKGGHFWVVPASGNASQPQPLHARWPGLPAGIDACACSPLSHSFYFFKGGRCWRYQGSTLLPGFPQKCSARGLPRHPDTALYFQRLRRLVLFKGAKYFVASEESLALEPYYPRSLRDWDGVPPGTTGALARRDGSVYFFRDERYWRFDQAKLRVVATGKWATQLPWMGCWDANGGQALF, translated from the exons ATGGCCGTGGTGCtgagggcagtgctgctgctggggctgctggcggCCGGGAGGGCGGCGGTGGGAGGCAGCCGGCGGCGGCAGGCGGAG CAATTCCTGCAGAAGTACGGCTACCTGGGAGCAGCACGCCCCAGCCCGCACAGCCCCGTGGAGTTCACGGCGGCGCTGAG GGATTTCCAGCGGGTGAGCCACCTCCCACCCAGCGGGGTCCTGGACGCCCCCACACTGCGGCAGATGGGCCGGCCACGGTGCGGCACGGGTgatggggagagctggggtCACCCCGCCGCGCTGCGGCACCGGCGCTCGGCACAGCACG GCAGCAAGTGGCACAAGCGGCACCTGACGTACCGGGTGGTGAACTGGCCGCCATACCTGCCGCAGCACGAGGTGCGCCTGGCCGTCCGGGCCGCCTTCGAGCTCTGGAGCAACGTTTCCTCGCTCGTCTTTTGGGAAGCGCGCGACGGCCCGGCCGACATCCGCCTCACCTTCTTCCACGGGGACCACAACGACGGGCTCAGCAACGCCTTCGATGGGCCAG GAGGTGCCCTGGCCCACGCCTTCTTCCCCCGCCGTGGAGAAGCCCACTTCGACAGCGCCGAGCGCTGGTCCCTGCGCAGCGGCAAGGGGCGCAACCTCTTCGTGGTGGTGGCGCACGAGGTCGGCCACAcgctggggctggagcactcCCCCGCCCGGAGCGCCCTCATGTCCCCCTACTACAAGAAGCTCAGCAAGGACTTCGTCCTCAGCTGGGATGACATCTTGGCCATCCAGAACTTGTACG GGAAGCCCTCCAGGGGCTCAGCCATCCAGCTGCCGGGAAGGGTCTTCACTCACTTCCAGGACTGGAGCGGGGACCTGTACGGCGGGGACCGGCAGCGGCAGGGTGCCAGCACCTATTACTGCCACTCCTTCTTCGACGCTGTGACTGCTG ATGTGGACCACAACCTGTACATCTTCAAGGGCGGCCACTTCTGGGTGGTGCCAGCCAGCGGCAAcgccagccagccccagcccctgcacgcCCGCTGGCCCGGCCTCCCCGCCGGCATCGACGCCTGCGCCTGCTCCCCGCTCAGCCACAGCTTCTACTTCTTCAAAG GCGGCCGATGCTGGCGCTACCAAGGCTCCACCCTGCTGCCAGGCTTCCCCCAAAAGTGCAGCGCCCGCGGCCTCCCCCGGCACCCCGACACGGCCCTCTACTTCCAGCGGCTCCGGCGCCTGGTGCTCTTCAAGGGCGCCAAGTACTTCGTGGCGAGCGAGGAGAGCCTCGCCCTGGAGCCCTACTACCCCCGCAGCCTGCGGGACTGGGACGGCGTCCCCCCCGGCACCACGGGGGCCCTGGCGCGCCGCGACGGCTCCGTCTACTTCTTTCGGGACGAGCGGTACTGGCGCTTCGACCAGGCCAAGCTGCGGGTGGTGGCCACGGGCAAGTGGGCCACGCAGCTGCCGTGGATGGGCTGCTGGGATGCCAACGGCGGGCAGGCCCTCTTCTGA